ATCGCTGAAGATTTAGACGGCGAAGCTTTAGCTACTTTGGTAGTTAACAAAATCCGTGGTTCACTGAAAGTTGCTGCTGTTAAAGCTCCTGGCTTTGGTGATCGCCGTAAAGCTATGTTAGAGGATATCGCTATCCTTACCGGCGGTACTTTGATCTCGGAAGAAAGAGGTTACAAATTAGAAAACGCTGATCTTAGCTACTTAGGTACTGCTGAGAAAATCGTTATCGACAAAGATAATACTACTATCATCAACGGTTCAGGTTCTGCCGAAGAGATCAAAGCCCGCGTTGCCCAGATCAAATCGCAAATCGAATCAACTACTTCTGATTACGACCGCGAAAAATTACAAGAGCGTTTAGCCAAATTATCTGGCGGTGTTGCTGTACTTTACGTAGGTGCTGCTACCGAAGTTGAGATGAAAGAGAAAAAAGACCGTGTTGACGATGCTTTACACGCTACACGTGCCGCTGTTGAAGAAGGTATCGTAGCCGGTGGTGGTGTTGCCTTTATCCGTGCGGTTGCTTCAATTTCTGAATTGAAAGGTGATAACGAAGACGAAAACACTGGTATCCAGATCATCCGTCGCGCTATCGAAGAGCCTCTTCGTCAAATCTGCGAAAACGCCGGTATCGAAGGTTCTATCATCGTGCAAAAAGTTAAAGAAGGCACTGCCGACTTTGGTTACAACGCACGTACCGATAAATACGAAAACCTGATTGCTGCAGGTGTTATCGACCCTACTAAAGTAAGCCGTGTAGCTTTAGAGAACGCTGCTTCAATTGCTTCGATGTTATTAACTACCGAAGTTGTATTGGCAGATGATCCTGAAGATGCTCCGGCCGGTGGCCCACCAATGGGTGGCGGCGGTATGGGTGGTATGATGTAATATTCGCCCCCCTGCCCCCTGAAGGGGGTGTATGGGAAAATATACTATTCAAAACCCTGTATGCTTTTGCATACAGGGTTTTGTGCTTTAAGAACAGCCTGTTACAGTCATGCAAAGGTAAAGCGACAGTCATTTATTAATCATTTGATTAATTTTCGATTATTGCCCGCGTAGTATTACGTAATTTTGCATAACAAATCTGATTCAGCGCCTGTTAGGCACAGGATTTGAACAATACATGTCATGAAACGTCTATCTCAAAAAACAAAACAAATACAATACACCCTGGTTGATTGGGTGCTGTTTAAAGGGCCCGAGCTCTTTGTTACATTATACAGTTAATATATAATTATTAACTTTGCGCCCAGTTATGTTACTGGACGAATACTACTCGCAATTTCACCACTGGCTCATTAACCGCGGCCCAAGTTACTTAGGTGGAGTAATTATATTTTTTATTGGTTTATGGTTTATCAGGTGGTTGCGTAACCGCTTGCGGATGCGTATGACCCACCGGCAGGTGCACTCGTCGCTCCAACCTTTCTTTTTAAGCCTCACCATTACGGCCCTGTATGTTTTACTCGTGATCTGGGTAATGAACATTATAGGTTGGGAAATGACCATTTTCACCACCATTATCGGCGCGTTTTCGGTGGCGGCAGGTTTAGCCTTATCCGGAACGTTTCAAAATTTTGCCGGCGGTGTACTCATCCTGTTGTTAAAACCTTTTGAAGTTGATGACAGCATTGTTGCCCAGGGCCAGGATGGTAAAGTGGTATCTATCCAGATGTTTTATACCGTATTGATCACTGCCGATAACAAAACGGTGATCATCCCCAACGGTAAGCTATTTAACGAAGTTATTGTTAACGTAACCCGCGAGGGCCGCCGCCGTCTTGATTTTGAGATGCGGGTTGGCTATAATAACGATATGGAAAAGGTAAAAGCCATTATGACCGGCGTTGTTAATGCCAGTAAGGATATTTTACATGAGCCCGCAGCCCGCGTGGGCGTAATTAGCCTGGATAATGATTGTGTGCGATTTACCGTTAATGTTTGGGTTGATCCTGCCGAGTTTCTGAACGCCAAAATAAACCTGCAGGAAACTATGTTA
The sequence above is a segment of the Mucilaginibacter celer genome. Coding sequences within it:
- the groL gene encoding chaperonin GroEL (60 kDa chaperone family; promotes refolding of misfolded polypeptides especially under stressful conditions; forms two stacked rings of heptamers to form a barrel-shaped 14mer; ends can be capped by GroES; misfolded proteins enter the barrel where they are refolded when GroES binds) — protein: MAKQVKYNVEARDALKRGVDILANAVKVTLGPKGRNVIIDKKFGSPAITKDGVTVAKEIELKDALENMGAQMVKEVASKTADIAGDGTTTATVLAQAIVTAGIKNVAAGANPMDLKRGIDKAVAAVVENLKTQSQTVGEDNNKIKQVASISANNDEVIGSLIAEAMEKVGKDGVITVEEAKGTETEVKTVEGMQFDRGYLSPYFVTNADKMEAELENPFILIYDKKISSMKELLPILEKQVQTGKPLLIIAEDLDGEALATLVVNKIRGSLKVAAVKAPGFGDRRKAMLEDIAILTGGTLISEERGYKLENADLSYLGTAEKIVIDKDNTTIINGSGSAEEIKARVAQIKSQIESTTSDYDREKLQERLAKLSGGVAVLYVGAATEVEMKEKKDRVDDALHATRAAVEEGIVAGGGVAFIRAVASISELKGDNEDENTGIQIIRRAIEEPLRQICENAGIEGSIIVQKVKEGTADFGYNARTDKYENLIAAGVIDPTKVSRVALENAASIASMLLTTEVVLADDPEDAPAGGPPMGGGGMGGMM
- a CDS encoding mechanosensitive ion channel family protein, encoding MLLDEYYSQFHHWLINRGPSYLGGVIIFFIGLWFIRWLRNRLRMRMTHRQVHSSLQPFFLSLTITALYVLLVIWVMNIIGWEMTIFTTIIGAFSVAAGLALSGTFQNFAGGVLILLLKPFEVDDSIVAQGQDGKVVSIQMFYTVLITADNKTVIIPNGKLFNEVIVNVTREGRRRLDFEMRVGYNNDMEKVKAIMTGVVNASKDILHEPAARVGVISLDNDCVRFTVNVWVDPAEFLNAKINLQETMLKQLAAGGVSFPKPGSN